One part of the Hyalangium ruber genome encodes these proteins:
- a CDS encoding immunoglobulin-like domain-containing protein gives MTRWSMVLCSAVVWLSACGSPLGDAELKTDEAEYAPGSELTLSLHNESFEKLGYNLCGVSLQRSTEAGWETLPAERQEVCQSILLSLGPGEAESVSLTLAGTLPEGEYRFLTRVEWDGEREELASPPFRVVR, from the coding sequence GTGACTCGCTGGAGCATGGTGCTGTGCAGTGCGGTGGTGTGGCTGAGTGCCTGTGGCTCCCCACTCGGGGACGCCGAGCTGAAGACCGACGAGGCCGAATACGCCCCTGGCTCGGAGCTGACGCTGAGCCTGCACAACGAATCATTCGAGAAGCTCGGCTACAACCTCTGCGGTGTCTCGCTGCAGCGCTCCACGGAGGCGGGCTGGGAGACCCTCCCGGCCGAGCGGCAGGAGGTCTGCCAGAGCATCCTCCTCAGCCTGGGACCGGGCGAAGCGGAGTCGGTGAGCCTGACCCTGGCGGGGACCCTTCCCGAGGGGGAGTACCGCTTCCTGACGCGCGTGGAGTGGGATGGGGAGCGCGAGGAGTTGGCCTCTCCGCCCTTCCGCGTGGTGCGGTAG